A region of the Candidatus Dadabacteria bacterium genome:
CGTTTGCTGACGGGCTGAGCGTTAGTAAAACTCCCGCCGCCACCATTACCGCTGCTACAGGTAGCGCAACATATCAGGGAAAGACACTGGCCGCTTATGAAAACATTGGCGGTCAAGGAGATTCCGGTATGGCAACGGCGGACGTGAATCTTCTTGTACAATTTGGGGGTAGTCCTACGGTCGGCGGAACTATAGACAACCTCATAGACATCTCGAACAACATGGGTGTGCCCGGGCAGATACTTCTTGGGGCGGCCTCAATTGACCGCACCGTTGACGGAGGATTTTTCAAGGGTGAAACCTCCGGACCCGATAATGTTAGAGGAAAATGGGGCGGCCAGTTTTTCGGTACGGAATACCAATACATCGGAGGCACTTGGGGCGCCAGTTTCCGCGATGAGGATGGCGTTTTTTCCGCAGCCGGGGCTTTCAGCGCTACAAAGCAACCCCCTACGGAATAAAATCCGCGCGCCCGTTTTGTTGACCCGCGCAATACCCGCCTTTCTGTTTTTTCTCGCTCTTTTTCCGGCAATGCCCGCGCCCGCCTTTGCGGACGCCGTGCCTTTGGAGGCCGAATCCCTCAACTCAGCCCGCGCCGCTCTTTCCGGCGGCGATGCGGAGGACGCCCTCCGCATTCTGGACTCTCTTGACCCCGGCGGGGTTGCTGACCGCAGAACCTTTGATTTTGTGCGCGGTCTTGTCCTCATGGAACTTGGCCGCCCGAAGGAGGCGGTTGACTCCTTCAAATCGGTGGTCAACCGCGAGCCGTGGCTGCTCCGCCCGCGTCTGGAACTTGCCCGCGCCTATTTTGCCTCTGGCGATTACCCGAACGCCAAAAATCAGTTTGAGGCCGTTCTCTCCGAAGACATTCCCCCGGCGGTGCGCGGAAACATAGAAAAATTTCTGTCGCTGATGAAAGAGCGGCGTTCGTGGACTGTGGACTTTGCAATAGGGGTTGCCGAAGACAGCAATATAAACGAGTCCACTTCCCTGCAAACCGTTGTCATCGGCGGGTTGCCCTTCCGGCTGAGCGATGATTCCCGCGAGACCGGCGGCAGGGGGGTGAACTTTTTTCTCGGCGGCTCATGGCGGACGGGTTTCGGGGGGCTTGGCGGCGGAGACACCCTTGGCGTTTCGGCGCGGCTGTGGGTCAAGGATTACGGGGGCGAGAGTTTTGACCAGCACACGTTTGAGGTTTTTCCGAACTATGTAAAGAGTCTTGGCGGCGGGGAGGTTGCCGCCGGTCCCGTATTCTGGCGCAGTCTGCTTGCGGGGCGTTTATACGAGCAGTCAATCGGGGGCAGGGTGGAAGGCAATCTGCCGCTCTCCCCGGTCTGGCGGCTGTCCGCCGGGGCGGAGGTCATAAATCACGAGTTCCCGCGCAATTCCCTTCAGGACGGCAACAGCGCGGGGGCAAGATTTTCCCTTACCCGTTTGTTTGGCATTCGCACTGCCTCAACTCTTCTTGCCGCCGCGGTCTTACGCCGCGCCGGGGCGGGGCATCTTGAATACGATGAGTTTTCCGCCGGAAAGGGTTTTTACCGCGAAATGCCCATGGGATTCACCGTCTCCCTGAGGGCAGACGCCGCGAGGCGCGTTTACAGGGAGGCGGACCCCTTTTTCGGAGACCGCCGCGAGTGGACGGGGTATTTTTCGGCGAGCATGGCAAACAGGCTGCTTTCATACCGGGGGTTTTATCCGAGGGTGACGGTCATCCATACGAGGCGCGATTCATCGGCGGACTTTTACGACTACACGAGAACGCGCTTTGTTTTTGATATAACGCGGAGGTTTTGAAAGGGTTGATTTGCTGGTATCCTGATTATTGTCATGACAATGCGTTTGAAAGACTTCACAGCAAAGAGTTTTCCGGGTCGCCTGACGCTGACGGCGCTGGCGGTTGCCGTTGTTCTTTCCCTTTCCGCCTGCGGAGGCGCGGGGAGCGGGGAAGGCGCGAGATTCGGGACGCCTCCCGAAACTCTTGTTCGCCCCGATATAGGAATTGGCGGCCACATCAAGCGTGTCGCGCCCGCTTTGCGTTAGGGGAGTGGCGCGACACGGGCGCGTGGCCGGGGTGTGATGGTTGGTTGTGCGGCGCGCAGTTTATCTGCGGGTTTTTGAGACTGCGGGAGGCTGTGCGGGGTTTGTGCTACACTAAAGCAAACAACATGTTGCTTGCTAGGGGAATAATGAATAGTAGATGTCTCAATAATCTTTGTAGTAAGGTAGATGAGTTGTGAGTCAAATCGAAGAAGTGACTATTACGAGCCTTGAAGACTACCTGTTAGAGGTAAAGAAACTTTACATGGAAGAGACGGAAAAAGCCGAAAGTGCACCTCGCTTTATTTATCGTGGACAAAAAAACGCGAGTTGGAAACTACAAAGCAGTGCTACTGTTAGGCTTCTTAATGAGAGCGAATTAGAATTCAAATACCCATTTCAGATTTCCTCCTTGTTTTTAGGCTATTTAGATCAGATGGTAGACGAAGTTCGCTTGACATATCCTAATATCTACAAAAATCTTGATCATTTGGAGATAATGGCACACTTGCAACATAATAGAGTGGCAACAGGATTGATAGATTTTACATACAGTTCCTTGGTGGCTTTGTGGTTTGCTTGCGAGGAAGACAATCAAAATGAAGAAGGTAAGTATAATGATGGGAAAGTGTTTTGCATGAATGTAAACTACAAGGATAGCAAGATAGAAGAGATTAGGACTAAAGACGAACTAAAAAAGGATGTAGAAAGTTTTTTTAAAAATGATGGTAGATGGTATATTTGGCAACCAGCAATTGGGAATCCGAATGTAGAGACTCAACGCCTAACTATGCAACAATCGGTATTTCTGTTTGGAATGCCGAGTGTTGAAGAAAAAATGTTAGCGAAAGTTTTTATTGTGCTCGCAGACAACAAGAGAAACATGCATCAAGAATTGGAATATATGGGAATTACTGAGAAAAACCTCTTTTCTGACTTGGCGGGATTTATAGAGAGGAATAGTAAAACAAAATACTACAATAAAAGACTGGGTGTCCACTACTATGACAAGAAACTCAAAAGAAAAAGAAGTTTTACCAATCTCTATCAAAGAGGAATGTTTTACCTTGCTTTAGAAGAATATAAAAAGGCAATTGAAGATTTCACCGAAGCGACTGGCCTTGTAGATGTTGAGAAATATCAGAAGAGTATTGCTTATGTAGGTAGCGGCTGGGCCAAGAGCCGATTAGATATGGTTGCAGAGGCAGTAATGGATTATACGGAAGCAATCAGGCTCAATTCCCAAAATGACGGAGCGTACACCAATCGCGGCTGGCTTCAGTATAAATTAGGAAAGCACGCAGAAGCAATAAACGATCTGAAAAAATCTCTTGAAATCAATTCCGGAAATTTGACTGCATCTAACATTCTTAAGAGAATAGAAGGAGAACTGAAAATCTAAAGGTTGCATTGATGACAGACTTTGTTTCAGACATCTTGTTTAGAGTTGCTTATTTGCAGAATGAGCCATTGTAGTGGTGATGAGCACACACAACTGACAAATTCCATGTACTATCCTCACCTCTTTAATGTAGGGGGATTATGTGGTGAACCTCTATGTGGTTTTATCCGTTTGGCTTAACGAAAAAGTTGGAATCTATGTATTAAAGTTGCCAAACCCATTTGACACTTTGGCAACTGTAATATATAGTGTTGTTATCTTGATGAAGGAGGTAATTCAGATGACAACATACGAATTACATAAACGCGCTCTTGGAGCGACCAGTTTAGTAGCCTCTTGTTTGGCAAAGACAAATGACCTTCGCCGTGTAGCTATTACCGAGAATGATCGGAGCAAGTCCGCCGAGATAGCGGGCGAACTTTCGGACTTGGCTGACACTCTCAAGAAGACAGCAAACGCGATTGCTGACAGGGCGGAATAAGCAATGCCAGAAAACAAGAGCGTTTACGGATTTTTGCGCCGGTTTCCCAACGAGGCGGCGGCGCGGGAGTTCTTTGAAAATCTGAAATGGGGAGACGAGCCGCATTGTCCGCATTGCGGTTGTTTTGAAGTGTCGGAAGTGAAGCATAAATCTATGCCTTATCGCTGTCGGGGTTGCCGGAGGTACTTCAGCGTCCGCACAGGGTCGGTTCTGGAGAGTAGCAAGGTCTCTCTCCACACATGGCTAATGGCGATGTATCTGGTTGCTGAGTCCAGCAAAGGGGTTTCTTCCGTCCAGTTGGCGAAATGGCTTGGCGTTCAGCAAAAGACCGCTTGGTTTATGGCTCATCGGATGAAGTATGGAGAGTTGACACAATGAAAACGGCAACGGCAAAAAAAGACCTGTTCAAAATAGACGCGCCTTTTGAGGATGTTGCGCGGGCTGTTGTGAACGCACCCCCGCCGAAGAAAAGCAAAACGGTTTTCAGCAAGGCACGCGACATTGTTTCCCCGTCCTTTGTCATTCCCAAAGGCGTTAAGACAAACGCTCCGAACGTAAATGACGGCCTCATCCTTCTTGCGGAGTTGCCCGCTGGAGTTGTGCCGGTTGTTGTCTTTGACCCTCAATATAGGGGCGTTCTGGATTATCAAGGGTTTGGTAATGAGGGAGACAAGCGGGGGCGCGCCCGTGCCGAACTCCCACAAATGGGAGAGGATACAATCACGGAGTTTATTCACGCAATCAGCCGGGTTCTCATTCCGTCTGGTCATCTCTTTTTGTGGGTTGACAAGTTTCATCTCTGTAACGGTATAGACCCCTGGATTTCCGGGACCGACCTGTTTACCGTTGATATGGTTGTCTGGCATAAGGAACGGCTCGGAATGGGCTACCGGACGCGCCGGACTTGCGAGAGTCTGGTCGTGATACAGAAAGCCCCGAAACGCGCTAAAGGTGTTTGGAAAATCCACAACATTCCCGATGTATGGTCGGAGGCGAAGGAAAACAGCGGACACACCCACCGCAAGCCCATAGGGTTACAATCGCGCCTGATTGAGGCCGTAACAAATGAGGGCGACTTTGTTGTTGACCCTGCCGCAGGCAGTTATTCTGTTCTCAAGTCCTGCCAAGAGGTAGGGCGAAACTTTATAGGTTGCGACATCGTTGGCACGGTTAAAAAAGGCAAAACCCGGACGGACTGACGGCGGATATACGCGCTTGTTCGGCGTTCCTGAACTTGGTGCGCTGATTTCGCAAGTTCATTCCACAAGCATATCGGCAGGAAGGGAACTTGAGAGTATCATCCTTGAGCGTTCCCGCACAATCTCTGACCTTGATGCCTTCCTTGCTCAAGACATCATTACTGCGGGCGTCTCTGTTGCCTCAAAAGAGGCAATCAAGCAATGCGAGACAATAGATTACCCCGGAGCAGAGCCGGACTTTATGATCTTCCGGCGCAAGGGAACAGCTCAGGAATGTCTTGTTCTTGAACTCAAAGACGGAGATGCTTTTGACACAAAGAAAGCCGCCGGGGAACGCGCAAACCTTCATAGGTTCATCCAGTATCTCGGAACGCGCATTCCTTGGACTGTTGACATGCGCTTTTGTTGCTTCAATCAGCCAGACAAAGACAAAATCCGCGCGGGGTTCAAAAACAAAATCAGCGAGGCCCAAGCAATGACCGGCTCT
Encoded here:
- a CDS encoding DNA methyltransferase, whose protein sequence is MKTATAKKDLFKIDAPFEDVARAVVNAPPPKKSKTVFSKARDIVSPSFVIPKGVKTNAPNVNDGLILLAELPAGVVPVVVFDPQYRGVLDYQGFGNEGDKRGRARAELPQMGEDTITEFIHAISRVLIPSGHLFLWVDKFHLCNGIDPWISGTDLFTVDMVVWHKERLGMGYRTRRTCESLVVIQKAPKRAKGVWKIHNIPDVWSEAKENSGHTHRKPIGLQSRLIEAVTNEGDFVVDPAAGSYSVLKSCQEVGRNFIGCDIVGTVKKGKTRTD
- a CDS encoding IS1595 family transposase codes for the protein MPENKSVYGFLRRFPNEAAAREFFENLKWGDEPHCPHCGCFEVSEVKHKSMPYRCRGCRRYFSVRTGSVLESSKVSLHTWLMAMYLVAESSKGVSSVQLAKWLGVQQKTAWFMAHRMKYGELTQ
- a CDS encoding FRG domain-containing protein, which encodes MSQIEEVTITSLEDYLLEVKKLYMEETEKAESAPRFIYRGQKNASWKLQSSATVRLLNESELEFKYPFQISSLFLGYLDQMVDEVRLTYPNIYKNLDHLEIMAHLQHNRVATGLIDFTYSSLVALWFACEEDNQNEEGKYNDGKVFCMNVNYKDSKIEEIRTKDELKKDVESFFKNDGRWYIWQPAIGNPNVETQRLTMQQSVFLFGMPSVEEKMLAKVFIVLADNKRNMHQELEYMGITEKNLFSDLAGFIERNSKTKYYNKRLGVHYYDKKLKRKRSFTNLYQRGMFYLALEEYKKAIEDFTEATGLVDVEKYQKSIAYVGSGWAKSRLDMVAEAVMDYTEAIRLNSQNDGAYTNRGWLQYKLGKHAEAINDLKKSLEINSGNLTASNILKRIEGELKI
- a CDS encoding restriction endonuclease, with amino-acid sequence MFGVPELGALISQVHSTSISAGRELESIILERSRTISDLDAFLAQDIITAGVSVASKEAIKQCETIDYPGAEPDFMIFRRKGTAQECLVLELKDGDAFDTKKAAGERANLHRFIQYLGTRIPWTVDMRFCCFNQPDKDKIRAGFKNKISEAQAMTGSELCGLLNLDYAEIVREREKDQPENLTVFVEKLLGIEAVKSEIVKSGNFNT
- a CDS encoding porin family protein translates to MPAPAFADAVPLEAESLNSARAALSGGDAEDALRILDSLDPGGVADRRTFDFVRGLVLMELGRPKEAVDSFKSVVNREPWLLRPRLELARAYFASGDYPNAKNQFEAVLSEDIPPAVRGNIEKFLSLMKERRSWTVDFAIGVAEDSNINESTSLQTVVIGGLPFRLSDDSRETGGRGVNFFLGGSWRTGFGGLGGGDTLGVSARLWVKDYGGESFDQHTFEVFPNYVKSLGGGEVAAGPVFWRSLLAGRLYEQSIGGRVEGNLPLSPVWRLSAGAEVINHEFPRNSLQDGNSAGARFSLTRLFGIRTASTLLAAAVLRRAGAGHLEYDEFSAGKGFYREMPMGFTVSLRADAARRVYREADPFFGDRREWTGYFSASMANRLLSYRGFYPRVTVIHTRRDSSADFYDYTRTRFVFDITRRF